In a single window of the Olivibacter sp. SDN3 genome:
- a CDS encoding acyl-ACP desaturase, giving the protein MENTMQPISEGSRKEVMSYLEPFMLNEMSEYLKPVEEMWQPADFLPDASRDTFFQEVKDLQDSAKELPYDLVAVLIGDTVTEEALPTYESWLTMVEDVEKHEQGGWMKWVRAWTAEENRHGDLLNKYIYLSGRVDMKQFEISVQYLLQDGFEIGTGRDPYRNFIYTSFQELATNVSHRRVAGLAKQAGDKLLAKMCGVIASDEARHAKAYMSFISKAAEVDASEILVAFEDMMKKKIVMPAHFLREAGEPQGELFSHFSDAAQRLGVYTAIDYVDILKDLLAEWKIDTLSNLNETGEKARDYLMRLPDRLLRIAERMKNPAKHYNFKWIHGDR; this is encoded by the coding sequence ATGGAAAATACCATGCAACCAATATCTGAAGGGTCGAGAAAAGAAGTGATGAGCTATCTTGAGCCGTTTATGCTCAATGAAATGAGCGAATATTTAAAACCCGTTGAAGAAATGTGGCAGCCTGCAGATTTCTTGCCTGATGCCTCTCGTGATACGTTTTTTCAAGAAGTAAAGGATTTACAAGATAGCGCTAAAGAACTGCCATACGATTTGGTGGCCGTTTTAATTGGAGACACCGTAACAGAAGAAGCCCTACCCACTTATGAATCATGGTTAACTATGGTGGAAGATGTAGAAAAGCATGAGCAAGGGGGTTGGATGAAATGGGTAAGGGCTTGGACTGCTGAAGAAAATCGTCATGGTGATCTACTTAATAAGTATATTTATTTATCAGGTAGGGTAGATATGAAGCAGTTTGAGATCTCTGTACAATATCTGTTACAAGATGGTTTTGAAATTGGAACAGGAAGAGATCCATACCGCAATTTTATTTATACATCTTTTCAGGAGCTGGCTACAAATGTATCGCACAGGAGAGTTGCAGGATTAGCGAAGCAAGCTGGAGATAAGTTGCTGGCAAAAATGTGTGGGGTGATTGCTTCAGATGAGGCGCGCCATGCAAAAGCATATATGTCTTTTATTTCGAAAGCGGCCGAGGTTGATGCGAGTGAAATATTGGTGGCTTTTGAGGATATGATGAAGAAAAAAATTGTGATGCCCGCACACTTCCTTCGTGAGGCAGGAGAACCTCAGGGAGAATTATTTTCTCATTTTTCTGATGCAGCTCAACGTTTAGGCGTTTATACCGCAATAGATTATGTAGATATTCTGAAAGATCTACTGGCCGAATGGAAGATAGATACCCTGTCTAACCTGAATGAAACCGGGGAAAAAGCACGCGACTATTTGATGCGCTTACCTGATCGGTTACTCCGCATCGCCGAACGCATGAAAAATCCAGCAAAGCACTATAATTTCAAATGGATCCATGGCGATCGATAG
- a CDS encoding PepSY domain-containing protein, whose translation MKKAHSRSYFYRISAWLHLWLGLITGIVMVIVCVTACIWVFQDEITAYGLEPETRISYREKPVLTPSELVQIAGKKFPDKKVSYASYQQGRAIYLGLGNGRRGNTVLRIHPYSGDVIGIKEHQEGEVDFFRFILNGHRFLWLPWEIGRPIVNYSTLIFVITLITGMVLWWPKKWTKSTREKSFFIKWKGTFKRVNYDLHNVLGFYSLLIVFAIACTGMVYGIQWFSKGLYWTTSGGKSIPDFARHESDSLQMGKHYTPQQAMDVAWHKVLSKHTDAEGFYYSFPDTSRPKTLINITLYPSAGKYYNHIGYSFDQHTLKEMPKHEVYGADFDSASFGVKLRKMNYDIHVGSILGLPGKIIAFFASLIGASLPITGFIIWWGKRKKGKKKSALPKNKKQKALSSMELRDLLNQERNLKKPVPHSYKPTAVLPINKLE comes from the coding sequence ATGAAAAAAGCACATTCCCGATCGTACTTCTACCGCATTTCTGCTTGGTTGCACCTGTGGCTTGGGTTAATCACAGGCATTGTTATGGTGATTGTCTGTGTAACAGCTTGTATCTGGGTTTTCCAAGATGAAATCACGGCCTACGGACTTGAACCGGAAACAAGAATCAGTTACCGGGAAAAACCCGTGCTTACACCTTCTGAGCTCGTACAGATTGCCGGTAAAAAGTTTCCGGATAAAAAGGTTTCTTATGCAAGTTATCAACAAGGACGTGCTATATACCTTGGTTTGGGCAATGGTAGAAGAGGAAATACTGTTCTCAGGATTCATCCTTATTCTGGTGATGTCATTGGTATAAAAGAGCATCAGGAAGGCGAGGTAGATTTCTTTCGGTTTATTTTAAATGGCCACCGCTTTTTATGGTTGCCCTGGGAGATAGGTAGACCAATAGTGAATTATAGTACTTTGATCTTTGTGATAACACTGATTACAGGTATGGTGCTCTGGTGGCCAAAGAAATGGACGAAAAGCACTCGCGAAAAAAGTTTTTTTATCAAATGGAAGGGAACATTTAAACGAGTAAATTACGACCTGCATAATGTGCTTGGTTTTTATTCTCTGTTGATTGTTTTTGCCATCGCTTGTACAGGTATGGTATATGGTATACAATGGTTTAGTAAAGGGTTATACTGGACTACTTCGGGGGGCAAGTCGATACCAGATTTTGCACGCCATGAGTCAGACTCCCTACAAATGGGGAAACATTATACACCTCAGCAAGCAATGGACGTGGCATGGCACAAAGTGCTATCAAAACACACTGATGCAGAAGGGTTTTATTATAGCTTTCCCGATACTTCAAGACCTAAAACACTCATTAATATAACGTTGTATCCAAGTGCAGGCAAATACTACAACCATATTGGTTATTCCTTTGATCAACACACGTTGAAGGAAATGCCGAAACACGAGGTATATGGTGCTGACTTTGATTCGGCTTCTTTTGGTGTAAAATTACGTAAAATGAATTATGATATCCATGTGGGTTCTATTTTGGGGTTGCCAGGAAAAATTATCGCTTTCTTTGCTTCGTTAATTGGTGCCAGCCTACCTATCACCGGATTTATTATATGGTGGGGTAAGAGAAAGAAGGGTAAGAAAAAGAGCGCATTGCCAAAGAATAAGAAGCAAAAAGCCTTATCGAGTATGGAGCTGCGAGATTTGTTGAATCAGGAGCGAAACTTGAAAAAACCTGTTCCACATTCGTATAAGCCAACCGCTGTTCTACCAATAAATAAACTCGAATAA
- a CDS encoding DUF4374 domain-containing protein, which yields MKKQILPVTWALGLAVVLSACSKSDSRTDDDGSNPDQGRPKYVIAANPIGAAQGTADYLFAVDQLNSGSISTQGDGIEQDGSYRYYVSTQNKFFSLLYGQGNPGAVTTYALNAEGRLTKSSNFQTETVQVFAPVNTDLLLIKVPRSGDPNALMYRIDAQQSLISGEQNFDIEKLAGNGERAHFTWATQVGDKVFAPYMSIKGCCNDTFGTAYPDSSWVAVFSYPELNLEGVIRDNRTSYIGAYFTNGLFADENGDAYAFSPASATTGGENTSTNPSAFVRIKHGANEFDQSYFFNVQEVSGGYHINSAIYFGGGKFLLQMYGQPNAFTGSAKFAIADVYSQDFRWVTGLPDPEASGDNVITSTTTNRYSFVSDDGTKTYVGITTQDGNSHVYEFDVNSATATQGLKVEGGIITAVQKLSY from the coding sequence ATGAAAAAGCAAATTTTACCAGTAACCTGGGCTTTAGGCCTTGCAGTAGTACTAAGTGCCTGTAGCAAGAGCGACAGTAGAACTGACGACGATGGATCTAATCCAGATCAAGGAAGACCAAAGTATGTGATTGCTGCAAATCCGATCGGTGCCGCTCAGGGAACAGCAGATTATTTATTCGCCGTCGATCAGCTAAATTCCGGATCAATTTCTACCCAAGGTGATGGGATAGAACAAGATGGTAGTTATAGATACTACGTGAGTACCCAAAATAAGTTTTTTAGTTTATTGTATGGCCAAGGTAATCCCGGGGCAGTTACCACATACGCATTGAATGCGGAAGGTAGGCTAACAAAATCATCGAATTTTCAAACAGAAACCGTTCAGGTGTTTGCGCCGGTGAATACTGATCTGTTGTTGATAAAAGTGCCTCGAAGTGGTGACCCAAATGCGTTGATGTACCGCATAGATGCGCAACAGTCTCTCATTAGTGGAGAACAGAATTTTGATATCGAAAAGCTGGCAGGTAACGGTGAACGTGCGCATTTCACTTGGGCTACGCAAGTGGGTGATAAAGTGTTTGCACCTTATATGAGTATTAAGGGGTGTTGTAACGATACTTTTGGTACCGCATATCCTGATAGTTCATGGGTGGCCGTATTCAGTTATCCTGAATTAAACTTAGAAGGCGTGATAAGAGATAACCGCACAAGTTATATTGGTGCATATTTCACTAACGGACTTTTCGCCGATGAAAATGGTGATGCCTACGCTTTTTCGCCTGCTTCGGCTACAACTGGCGGAGAAAATACTTCTACAAATCCATCGGCCTTCGTTCGTATAAAGCATGGAGCAAATGAGTTTGATCAATCTTATTTCTTTAATGTGCAGGAGGTTTCAGGTGGGTATCACATAAATTCAGCAATTTACTTTGGCGGTGGTAAATTTCTGTTGCAAATGTACGGACAACCAAATGCTTTTACAGGTAGCGCTAAATTTGCAATTGCAGATGTATACAGTCAAGATTTTAGATGGGTGACGGGATTGCCAGATCCGGAAGCGAGTGGCGACAATGTAATTACGAGTACTACTACTAACCGGTATTCTTTTGTATCAGATGATGGAACAAAAACTTATGTTGGTATCACCACACAGGATGGTAATAGTCACGTTTATGAATTTGACGTAAATAGCGCAACGGCTACACAAGGATTGAAGGTGGAAGGCGGAATAATTACTGCTGTACAAAAGTTGTCGTATTGA
- a CDS encoding TonB-dependent receptor produces the protein MQINKILLIGYLCIPFFSTYAQESKTSSITGTVKNIQGQAIEGASLYLPIAGTQSDHQGVYKINQLKSGNYKITVSALGFEKQERAIEVKEGTESVVDFILIENVRQMEEVSVIGRTENQEVNRQAYNVTSVDAAKLHNTTLDLSHALDRVSGVRVRETGGVGSNFNFSLNGFTGNQVKFFIDGIPMDNFGSSFQINNIPINLAERVEVYKGVVPIWLGADALGGAVNIVTGNSKRNYLDASYSYGSFNTHRSAVNAVYTSQKGLTFQLSAYQNYSDNNYWVNVDVADVNTGAYFPNQRVRRFHDTYRNEMIMANVGLVDKKYADQLLLGISLGQNYNEIQTGARMVSVFGDWHRRGNMVMPTLKYQKKDLFLKGLDVTLNGNFNLGSEQNIDTAFRRYNWFGEYKQYDGSGSERNRTMNKFSNNNGIGTATISYVINENHSFVINNTFTTFNRKQSDELYPDEERYRLPQRNIKNTTGLGHKFDYKERWSTSIFGKHYLQKTTYASAYNPSGNWGDVAYLEQRNAYTRFGYGLATTYFLLPTLQLKASYEKSNRLPENEELFGDMINQESNFDLRPERSDNVNFGISYQTHIDKTHQFSLSSNLIYRNAKDFIRARLNNNQTMLVMENIGGVRNTGVDGEVRYSYKRLFTAGVNMTYQHVINMTEYVPESNSVSLLYRDRMPNLPFLFGNADATVFIRNFARQGNTLSIGYNLLYVHAYYLYWPSQGSREGKYDIPKQLAHDANMVYALANGKYNIALECKNILDAELFDNFSLQKPSRGFYFKLRYFVGR, from the coding sequence ATGCAAATTAATAAAATTTTGCTAATTGGATACCTTTGTATCCCATTTTTTTCAACCTACGCCCAAGAATCGAAAACATCGTCAATTACAGGGACAGTAAAAAACATCCAGGGGCAGGCCATCGAAGGCGCGTCTCTATACCTACCAATAGCGGGAACGCAGAGTGATCACCAAGGAGTCTATAAAATCAACCAGTTAAAAAGCGGGAATTATAAAATTACAGTATCTGCTTTGGGCTTTGAAAAGCAGGAACGAGCTATCGAAGTAAAGGAAGGGACAGAAAGCGTTGTGGATTTTATTCTGATAGAAAATGTGCGGCAAATGGAAGAGGTTTCCGTCATCGGCCGAACAGAAAATCAGGAGGTTAATCGGCAAGCTTATAATGTGACATCCGTAGATGCAGCAAAACTTCATAATACTACGCTTGATCTTTCGCATGCGTTGGATCGTGTATCAGGCGTTCGAGTGCGTGAAACTGGTGGCGTAGGTTCGAACTTTAATTTTTCGCTCAATGGATTTACCGGTAACCAGGTAAAGTTTTTTATTGATGGCATACCGATGGATAATTTTGGATCCTCGTTTCAGATTAATAATATACCCATCAATTTAGCAGAAAGAGTAGAGGTCTATAAAGGAGTTGTGCCCATTTGGTTAGGAGCGGATGCGTTGGGCGGTGCAGTAAACATTGTGACAGGTAATAGTAAGCGAAACTACCTAGACGCCTCTTATTCCTACGGTTCTTTTAATACGCACCGGTCGGCAGTTAATGCCGTATATACTTCCCAAAAAGGATTAACATTTCAGCTCAGTGCATATCAAAATTATTCGGATAATAATTATTGGGTTAATGTAGATGTTGCGGATGTAAATACTGGAGCCTATTTTCCCAATCAACGAGTACGACGATTTCATGATACTTATCGAAATGAAATGATTATGGCAAATGTTGGGCTTGTAGATAAGAAGTATGCAGATCAATTGCTTCTAGGAATTAGCCTCGGACAAAACTATAATGAAATCCAAACTGGGGCCCGTATGGTTTCCGTATTCGGCGATTGGCATAGAAGAGGCAATATGGTGATGCCTACCCTTAAGTATCAAAAGAAAGATCTTTTTCTTAAAGGATTGGACGTTACATTGAACGGTAATTTTAACTTGGGTTCTGAACAAAATATAGACACTGCATTTAGAAGATATAATTGGTTTGGTGAGTATAAGCAATACGATGGATCGGGTAGTGAACGTAACCGAACAATGAATAAATTCAGCAATAACAATGGCATTGGAACAGCTACCATAAGCTATGTGATTAATGAAAATCACTCTTTTGTTATCAATAATACGTTTACCACGTTTAATCGCAAGCAATCAGATGAGTTGTATCCCGATGAAGAACGTTATCGGTTACCCCAAAGGAATATTAAGAATACTACCGGTTTAGGGCACAAATTCGATTACAAGGAAAGATGGTCAACCAGTATTTTTGGTAAACACTATTTGCAGAAAACAACCTATGCATCTGCTTATAATCCGTCAGGTAATTGGGGAGATGTAGCTTACCTCGAGCAAAGAAACGCCTATACTAGATTTGGTTACGGTTTGGCTACTACCTACTTTTTACTGCCCACCTTACAGTTGAAAGCTTCTTACGAAAAGAGTAACCGTTTGCCTGAAAATGAAGAGCTGTTTGGAGACATGATTAACCAAGAAAGCAATTTTGATTTAAGACCTGAGCGTAGTGATAATGTTAATTTCGGTATAAGTTATCAAACACATATTGATAAAACCCACCAATTCTCTTTAAGTAGCAATTTAATTTACCGGAACGCAAAAGACTTTATACGCGCCAGACTGAACAATAACCAAACGATGCTGGTGATGGAAAATATTGGCGGTGTGAGAAATACGGGGGTTGACGGTGAAGTCCGGTACTCCTATAAAAGATTGTTTACAGCTGGCGTAAACATGACTTATCAGCATGTTATCAATATGACCGAGTATGTACCCGAATCAAACAGTGTGAGTTTGCTTTATAGGGATAGGATGCCCAACCTGCCGTTCCTGTTTGGGAATGCTGACGCAACAGTCTTTATCAGAAATTTTGCCAGGCAGGGTAATACTTTAAGTATTGGCTATAACCTCTTATATGTACATGCTTATTATTTATACTGGCCGAGTCAGGGGTCCCGTGAGGGAAAATATGATATTCCGAAACAGTTGGCACACGATGCCAATATGGTATATGCATTAGCCAACGGTAAATATAATATAGCACTCGAATGTAAGAATATATTAGATGCCGAGTTGTTCGATAATTTTAGTTTACAGAAGCCCAGCAGAGGGTTTTATTTTAAGCTACGCTATTTCGTTGGAAGGTAA
- the nagA gene encoding N-acetylglucosamine-6-phosphate deacetylase has product MDYRIFAQSVFSGELVLENQLITCANGIVQRIEPGEAGSANVAVENIAPGFFDIQVNGGASFHFTAKPDEESIADIDKACLHDGTAYVLPTLITSSFENIFRGIDAVRNYKKKNKYTGVLGMHLEGPFINPEKRGAHLKKYIQQPNRKQVEELLKYSDGIIVQITVAPEMLDRETLELLLHSGVSVSLGHSNASYAEAASAFNLGINQVTHLFNAMSPFLHRAPGVVGAVFDNAEVFAPIVLDGKHIDYATARIAHKIKKDKLFLISDALFLGREKQSFQWEEFDAQLLNDEYLNSDGNLAGASISLAEAVRNAIEQLDISVQEAVEMATVRPAEVMGMANKIGKIKAGYPARFTVFDKRNRNFRVLTAQ; this is encoded by the coding sequence ATGGATTATAGAATTTTTGCTCAAAGCGTTTTTTCTGGAGAACTTGTCTTAGAGAATCAACTCATTACCTGTGCTAATGGAATTGTGCAGCGGATAGAGCCAGGAGAGGCAGGATCGGCAAATGTGGCTGTTGAAAATATTGCACCTGGATTTTTCGATATTCAGGTAAATGGGGGCGCTTCTTTTCACTTTACGGCCAAACCTGACGAGGAAAGTATAGCTGATATAGATAAAGCATGTTTACATGATGGTACAGCATACGTACTTCCTACGTTGATTACTTCATCTTTTGAAAATATTTTTAGGGGAATAGATGCCGTAAGAAATTACAAGAAGAAAAACAAGTATACAGGTGTTTTAGGAATGCATTTGGAAGGTCCTTTTATTAATCCCGAAAAACGCGGAGCACATCTTAAAAAATATATACAGCAGCCTAATAGAAAACAGGTGGAAGAGTTATTAAAATATAGTGATGGTATAATTGTTCAGATAACTGTGGCTCCAGAGATGCTCGACCGAGAAACGCTTGAGCTCCTCCTTCATTCGGGGGTTTCCGTGTCTTTAGGGCATTCTAACGCTTCGTATGCAGAAGCTGCCTCGGCTTTCAATCTGGGAATCAACCAGGTTACTCATCTGTTCAATGCAATGTCTCCGTTTTTGCATCGCGCGCCTGGTGTTGTAGGAGCTGTTTTTGACAATGCGGAAGTTTTCGCCCCTATTGTACTAGACGGCAAACATATAGACTATGCAACGGCAAGAATAGCTCATAAAATCAAAAAGGATAAATTGTTCCTTATTTCAGATGCACTTTTCTTGGGAAGAGAAAAACAATCGTTTCAGTGGGAAGAGTTCGATGCCCAGTTGCTGAATGACGAATATTTAAACAGCGATGGTAATTTAGCAGGCGCTAGTATTTCTTTGGCTGAGGCGGTTAGAAATGCTATAGAACAATTGGATATTTCTGTACAGGAGGCTGTAGAGATGGCAACTGTACGGCCTGCTGAGGTGATGGGTATGGCCAATAAAATTGGAAAAATTAAAGCGGGATATCCTGCAAGATTTACAGTGTTTGACAAAAGGAATAGGAACTTCCGTGTCTTGACAGCGCAATAA
- a CDS encoding N-formylglutamate amidohydrolase, translated as MESRISLTKHNSPIIAAAIHDGHYIPQQLLDNIKLKEHERMREEDPYTAYVAHLPVNTVVIGNSRFIIDLNRPREKSIYKTPEDAWGLAVWKTPIPLKHEKRLLAYYDLFYKQMKQLIEEVIANHGGFVILDMHSYNHKRATPHTEAPAIENPEINVGTQYNSSKWHPLIQAFIDFLSQTTIKDHEPDVRENIKFKGGAFANWVAEHYGAYGCVLSIEFKKTFMDEWTGRVDIDHINDIQEAIQSSLPLLKKELKKAISAS; from the coding sequence ATGGAATCACGCATTTCGCTGACTAAACATAACAGCCCGATCATTGCAGCAGCTATTCATGATGGCCATTATATTCCACAGCAGCTACTGGATAATATCAAGCTGAAAGAACATGAGCGTATGCGGGAAGAAGACCCTTATACGGCGTACGTGGCGCACCTTCCAGTTAATACCGTTGTCATTGGTAATTCAAGGTTTATTATTGATCTGAACAGGCCGCGCGAAAAAAGTATCTACAAAACACCGGAAGATGCCTGGGGTTTAGCTGTTTGGAAAACACCCATACCATTAAAACACGAAAAGCGATTGTTAGCGTACTATGATCTATTTTATAAGCAGATGAAACAATTAATAGAAGAAGTTATCGCTAACCATGGGGGCTTTGTGATATTGGATATGCACAGCTACAACCATAAACGTGCAACGCCACACACCGAAGCTCCTGCTATAGAAAACCCTGAGATAAATGTAGGTACACAATACAATTCATCCAAATGGCATCCATTAATACAGGCCTTTATTGATTTTCTTTCGCAAACAACGATAAAAGATCACGAGCCTGATGTTCGGGAAAATATCAAATTTAAAGGAGGTGCTTTTGCTAATTGGGTAGCCGAGCACTACGGTGCATACGGATGCGTACTTTCGATTGAATTCAAAAAAACTTTTATGGATGAGTGGACGGGCCGGGTAGATATCGATCACATTAATGATATACAGGAGGCTATTCAAAGCAGCTTACCTTTATTGAAAAAAGAATTAAAAAAAGCAATATCAGCTTCATAG
- a CDS encoding flavohemoglobin expression-modulating QEGLA motif protein produces the protein MSQKEKLINQISDKLKKGDPIRMSLPCKGILKIDRPVPFLIVYRVPPNGKDNFTYSLGRTESAYLMALDNEKCEVGSVIKVVSETLADLFGGFILVEVWLSKEINTHAFNIHINQKSALSMANKLTDELNNLRLGNIAVNAALDKQKTAVAPPYYPPLIDKKEANQSEIALVGIEIAPVYNDEKTGKPYPLFLRELRASFGKALRKSLFEFVRTNTSYNATHFEMLGTTVLDSKVWDIDRDLAEYTNLFDFLLLVTPINVAEAWKSFSKSNFMETPVFHYRPMPIEPELIKRKIYNLPIEDISDPTIAFLFRDKRKEIDRMLNMMLEREKPDFMHSSLQLFGNIDEHLLEVARAILVAAEPALEDEKEELLNAQEFAQMAEEELIWLKQQDKNILTAVRVRDDVEGVMVSRGTLNVNKNYKISRQRATALIQHEIGTHVVTYYNGKAQPLKLFYIGVPGYEQLQEGLAVFSEYLSGGLTNDRMRILAARVVAVYHMTAGNSFVDTFFMLTDKYEFKPEIAFHITMRVYRGGGLTKDAVYLKGLLHLLEYIKQGKDLAPLLIGKIRQDYIPVINELTFRGLLSKIPIKPRYLSPPYIRKINKIKKGGNIFSILN, from the coding sequence ATGAGCCAAAAAGAAAAGTTAATTAATCAAATTTCCGATAAGTTAAAAAAAGGAGACCCTATTCGTATGTCGTTGCCCTGTAAGGGAATATTAAAAATAGATAGACCTGTGCCATTCCTTATCGTCTATCGGGTGCCTCCCAACGGCAAAGACAATTTCACCTATAGCCTAGGAAGAACGGAATCGGCTTATTTAATGGCTCTAGATAATGAGAAATGCGAAGTAGGTTCGGTTATTAAAGTAGTTTCGGAAACTTTGGCCGATCTTTTTGGTGGTTTCATTTTGGTAGAAGTTTGGCTTTCCAAAGAGATTAACACACACGCTTTCAATATTCATATTAATCAAAAAAGTGCGTTAAGCATGGCAAACAAGCTAACGGATGAGCTTAATAATTTACGCTTAGGTAATATCGCGGTCAACGCCGCTCTAGATAAACAAAAAACAGCTGTTGCCCCCCCTTATTATCCTCCGCTGATCGACAAAAAAGAAGCAAATCAATCAGAAATTGCATTAGTAGGAATTGAGATCGCTCCTGTATACAATGATGAGAAAACCGGGAAACCCTATCCTTTATTTCTAAGGGAGCTACGAGCATCTTTTGGCAAAGCGCTCCGAAAAAGTCTTTTCGAATTTGTACGGACCAACACTTCATACAACGCCACTCATTTTGAAATGTTGGGCACCACTGTGTTAGACAGTAAAGTATGGGACATCGACAGAGACCTCGCGGAGTACACTAATTTATTTGACTTTCTCTTATTAGTTACTCCCATTAACGTTGCTGAAGCCTGGAAAAGTTTTTCCAAAAGCAACTTCATGGAAACGCCGGTATTTCACTATCGGCCCATGCCCATCGAACCGGAGCTGATAAAACGCAAAATATATAACCTGCCCATTGAGGATATTTCTGACCCTACAATTGCCTTTCTTTTTAGGGATAAGAGAAAGGAGATCGACCGTATGCTCAATATGATGCTTGAACGGGAGAAACCAGATTTTATGCATAGCAGTCTGCAGCTCTTTGGTAATATTGACGAGCATCTTCTAGAAGTAGCCAGAGCTATTTTAGTAGCTGCAGAGCCTGCTTTGGAGGATGAGAAAGAAGAATTACTCAATGCCCAGGAATTTGCTCAAATGGCAGAGGAAGAACTTATTTGGCTAAAGCAGCAGGATAAAAATATATTGACAGCTGTTCGGGTACGCGATGACGTGGAAGGAGTAATGGTTTCGAGAGGAACTTTAAATGTAAATAAAAATTATAAAATTTCCCGACAGCGGGCCACGGCACTCATTCAACATGAAATTGGAACCCATGTAGTAACTTACTATAATGGAAAAGCCCAACCCTTAAAGTTATTCTACATTGGTGTACCGGGTTATGAGCAGTTACAAGAAGGTCTAGCAGTTTTTTCAGAATACCTAAGTGGTGGATTAACGAACGATCGCATGCGCATTTTAGCAGCTAGGGTTGTTGCCGTGTATCATATGACTGCTGGCAATTCATTTGTTGATACCTTTTTTATGCTTACCGATAAGTACGAGTTCAAGCCGGAAATTGCCTTCCATATTACCATGCGTGTTTATCGGGGTGGCGGACTAACAAAAGATGCAGTATACTTAAAGGGTTTACTCCATTTACTCGAATATATAAAACAAGGTAAAGATCTTGCTCCCCTGTTAATAGGCAAAATCAGACAAGATTATATTCCTGTTATCAACGAGCTAACTTTTAGAGGTTTGCTATCAAAAATACCGATCAAGCCAAGGTATCTCAGTCCACCTTACATAAGAAAAATCAATAAAATAAAAAAAGGAGGAAATATCTTCAGCATCTTAAACTAA
- a CDS encoding glutathione synthase, which produces MKIAFVVNQVRKETSDYTTTGLALQAHKMGHEVYYMGVGDLAYLKNEQMGGFARKIPDKQFRSVDTFLQAVKETDKLKISTTDLDILVLRNDPSADIDKRPWAQNAGIVFGQLAQSQGLTVINDPTCLSQASNKMYFQYFPKQVRPKTIITRNISDIEAFYNANNNKIILKPLQGSGGRNVFLINKQEAKNMNQIVDAICRDGFVVAQEYLPAAKNGDIRLFLLDGDPIIVKGRMAAIHRHQKAGDIRSNIHQGGQVGKARITKRIREIIELVGPKLKEDGMFLTGLDIVGDKLMEVNVFSPGGLAHACELYDVDFYTPVIEAMQKRINR; this is translated from the coding sequence ATGAAAATAGCTTTTGTTGTGAACCAAGTGCGGAAGGAAACCTCAGATTATACCACTACCGGCTTAGCCTTACAGGCACATAAAATGGGGCATGAGGTATACTATATGGGGGTTGGCGATCTAGCTTACCTAAAAAATGAGCAGATGGGCGGTTTTGCAAGAAAAATACCCGACAAACAATTCAGATCAGTAGACACCTTTTTACAGGCAGTTAAAGAAACCGATAAGCTAAAGATCAGTACTACTGACCTTGACATACTGGTACTACGAAACGATCCATCAGCTGATATAGATAAAAGACCTTGGGCCCAAAACGCAGGAATAGTTTTTGGGCAGCTTGCCCAAAGTCAAGGTCTAACGGTGATTAATGATCCTACATGCCTATCGCAAGCTTCGAACAAAATGTACTTTCAATACTTTCCTAAGCAGGTAAGGCCTAAAACTATTATAACAAGGAATATTTCCGACATAGAAGCTTTCTATAATGCCAACAATAACAAGATCATTTTAAAACCCTTACAGGGATCGGGAGGACGAAATGTATTTCTTATTAACAAACAGGAAGCCAAAAATATGAATCAGATTGTTGACGCTATATGTAGAGACGGATTTGTAGTTGCTCAGGAATACCTTCCTGCGGCCAAAAATGGAGATATTCGTTTGTTTTTATTGGATGGCGATCCCATTATAGTTAAAGGTCGGATGGCCGCCATACATCGTCATCAAAAAGCGGGAGATATCAGAAGTAATATTCACCAAGGTGGCCAAGTAGGAAAAGCAAGAATCACCAAACGAATCAGAGAGATCATTGAATTGGTAGGACCTAAGCTCAAAGAAGACGGCATGTTTCTTACCGGTCTCGACATTGTTGGAGATAAACTGATGGAAGTGAACGTTTTCAGTCCAGGCGGACTTGCCCATGCTTGTGAACTATACGATGTAGATTTTTATACACCCGTAATTGAAGCTATGCAAAAGCGCATAAATAGGTAA